One window of the Gemmatimonadota bacterium genome contains the following:
- a CDS encoding cysteine desulfurase family protein: MRDGGRPIYLDYNATTPLLPEVVEAMLPYLREYFGNPSSGHVHGRRARDAVENARAQVAGLLGAAPGEIVFTSGGTESNNLAIRGIAGFLRHKKQIVTSQIEHPATAEPCRLLERRGWEVTWLPVDETGRVRVRDIVAALREGTALVTIMHANNETGAIQPLAEAARAAHGAGTLIHTDAAQSAGKIPVRVDDLGVDLLSIAGHKLNAPKGVGALYVRGSTPLEPLLRGAGHEGGLRPGTENVASIVGLGVACEVTRANLAEEAARVQRLRDLLWDGLVAAIPGLVLNGPVRDRLPNTLNVRFPRARGTAILALAPDVAASTGSACHQGDERPSTAITAMGIEPGAALGSVRLSLGRGTAEEDVRAAVRVLSIAWRRAVAA, translated from the coding sequence ATGAGAGACGGCGGACGCCCCATTTATCTCGATTACAATGCCACCACTCCGCTCCTGCCGGAGGTCGTCGAGGCGATGCTCCCGTACCTGCGCGAGTACTTCGGCAACCCGTCCAGCGGGCACGTCCATGGTCGGCGGGCACGCGACGCAGTCGAGAACGCTCGCGCCCAGGTGGCCGGCCTGCTCGGTGCCGCGCCCGGTGAGATCGTCTTTACCTCCGGGGGGACCGAGTCCAATAACCTCGCCATACGCGGGATTGCGGGTTTCCTCCGCCACAAGAAGCAAATCGTTACCTCCCAGATCGAGCATCCGGCCACCGCCGAGCCGTGCCGTCTGTTGGAACGGCGCGGATGGGAGGTGACCTGGTTGCCGGTCGACGAGACCGGCCGCGTGCGCGTCCGTGACATTGTTGCGGCGCTCCGTGAGGGAACGGCCCTCGTCACTATCATGCACGCGAACAACGAGACGGGTGCGATCCAACCGCTCGCCGAGGCGGCTCGTGCAGCGCACGGGGCGGGGACCCTGATCCACACGGACGCGGCTCAGTCCGCGGGCAAGATCCCGGTTCGCGTGGATGACCTCGGCGTTGACCTGTTGTCGATCGCAGGCCACAAGCTCAACGCCCCGAAAGGCGTCGGCGCGCTCTACGTGCGCGGGAGCACGCCCCTCGAGCCGCTCCTCCGTGGCGCCGGGCACGAGGGCGGCCTGCGCCCGGGCACCGAGAATGTCGCATCCATCGTCGGGCTCGGTGTCGCCTGCGAGGTCACGCGTGCGAACCTCGCCGAGGAAGCGGCGCGTGTTCAGCGGTTGCGAGACCTCCTTTGGGACGGGCTCGTCGCGGCGATTCCGGGCCTTGTCCTGAACGGGCCCGTGCGGGACCGCCTGCCCAACACGCTCAATGTGCGCTTTCCTCGGGCTCGCGGTACCGCGATCCTCGCCCTCGCTCCCGACGTGGCCGCTTCGACGGGCTCGGCCTGCCATCAGGGGGACGAGCGCCCGTCCACGGCGATCACCGCCATGGGGATCGAACCGGGAGCCGCGCTCGGGTCCGTCCGGCTGTCGCTGGGCCGCGGGACGGCGGAGGAGGACGTCCGAGCGGCCGTAAGGGTGCTTTCCATAGCGTGGAGGAGAGCGGTCGCCGCGTAG
- a CDS encoding SHOCT domain-containing protein, translated as MMLFWAIVLFLPIWFAAQAVRGQGRYDAGDNRRVGGGGPGEILRERYARGEIDRDTFLRMLEDLGRGPTPRS; from the coding sequence ATGATGCTCTTCTGGGCGATCGTCCTGTTCCTCCCGATCTGGTTCGCTGCTCAGGCGGTCCGTGGCCAGGGGCGGTATGATGCCGGTGACAATCGTCGAGTCGGCGGGGGAGGTCCGGGGGAGATCCTTCGCGAGCGATACGCGCGGGGGGAGATCGACCGGGACACCTTCCTCCGCATGCTGGAGGATCTCGGCCGCGGACCGACGCCGAGGAGCTGA
- a CDS encoding Spy/CpxP family protein refolding chaperone has translation MSAQRIVKRTCALAVGLLFMASGLSAQRGAMPGGGQDAMPGMMGGGMGMGGMMQMMAQGMMGGGMMGPEMMQMMGQGMGMMATGGPGPAMILRMGDALNLTAEQRSRLEAIQAQYSESVQPLMAVAMEAHGNAAAALEGDSPDLAAYEQGLRESADRMVEAHVAMARAAVEARNVLTAEQREGLAGGMQMMQGMMGQGRGGMMP, from the coding sequence ATGTCAGCTCAGAGGATAGTGAAGCGAACGTGTGCGCTCGCGGTGGGCCTGCTCTTCATGGCGTCGGGCCTGTCGGCCCAGCGGGGCGCGATGCCGGGAGGAGGCCAGGACGCCATGCCTGGTATGATGGGCGGTGGGATGGGAATGGGTGGCATGATGCAGATGATGGCGCAGGGGATGATGGGTGGCGGGATGATGGGACCGGAGATGATGCAGATGATGGGCCAGGGAATGGGGATGATGGCCACCGGCGGCCCGGGTCCGGCCATGATCCTTCGGATGGGAGATGCGCTGAATCTCACAGCCGAGCAGAGGAGCCGTCTCGAGGCCATTCAGGCACAGTATTCTGAATCCGTCCAGCCGCTCATGGCGGTGGCCATGGAGGCGCATGGGAACGCCGCGGCAGCGCTCGAAGGGGATTCGCCCGACCTTGCCGCCTACGAGCAGGGTCTCCGGGAGAGTGCCGACCGGATGGTCGAGGCGCACGTGGCCATGGCGCGGGCTGCCGTGGAGGCGCGGAATGTCCTGACCGCCGAGCAGCGCGAGGGTCTGGCAGGTGGGATGCAGATGATGCAGGGGATGATGGGACAGGGACGGGGCGGGATGATGCCCTGA
- the cfa gene encoding cyclopropane fatty acyl phospholipid synthase — protein MPSEDPSPRARGPTRSGFFSEPRGAEAGSKVEPHEPGRSTERGATVSGRSAPGGIARQIVQKRLLEAGVQVNGTAAHDPQVADARFYRRVLRDGSLGLGESYVEGWWETDAIDAFIHRIVAADLARRARRRGAWTAASWIRRLRNPQSRRRASRNARSHYEKGSGLFRAMLDRRMTYSCGYWKEARTLDEAQEAKLDLICRKLRLKEGATLLDIGCGWGSLVAYAAERYGVRATGVTVSPEQAEVARATCRGLPVEIRVQDYRGVNGQYDAVVSVGMFEHVGPRNYRTYMEVVRRSLAPDGLSLLHTITGNAQARAIDPWIARYIFPGAVLPTLGQIAKATERLLVIEDVHGFGPDYDRTLLAWHRRFEDAWPILEGRYDERFRRLWTYYLLSSAGAFRARGTQVLQLLLTPPGRMRPDGADVR, from the coding sequence ATGCCGTCGGAGGATCCGAGCCCCCGGGCTCGAGGTCCCACGCGATCGGGCTTCTTTTCGGAGCCTCGCGGGGCCGAAGCGGGGTCGAAAGTCGAGCCCCATGAGCCGGGGCGGAGCACCGAGCGTGGCGCAACGGTCTCGGGTCGTTCGGCACCAGGAGGGATCGCCCGACAAATCGTTCAGAAAAGGCTCCTCGAGGCAGGTGTCCAGGTCAACGGAACGGCCGCGCACGATCCGCAGGTCGCGGATGCCCGGTTCTACCGCCGGGTTCTGCGAGATGGATCCCTCGGGCTTGGAGAGTCTTACGTCGAGGGATGGTGGGAGACGGACGCGATCGATGCCTTCATCCACCGGATCGTGGCCGCCGATCTCGCTCGGCGCGCCCGGAGGCGAGGTGCCTGGACAGCCGCCTCCTGGATCAGGCGCCTGAGGAATCCCCAGAGCCGCCGGCGGGCATCACGAAACGCAAGAAGCCATTATGAGAAGGGCTCCGGCCTCTTCCGGGCGATGCTGGATCGGCGGATGACGTACTCCTGCGGGTACTGGAAGGAAGCGCGGACCCTGGATGAAGCCCAGGAGGCCAAGCTCGATCTCATCTGCCGCAAGCTGCGGCTAAAAGAAGGGGCGACCCTCCTCGACATCGGGTGCGGGTGGGGCTCGCTGGTGGCGTATGCGGCAGAGCGATATGGGGTGCGAGCAACCGGGGTCACGGTGTCGCCCGAACAGGCGGAGGTGGCCCGAGCAACCTGCCGGGGGCTTCCTGTCGAGATTCGCGTCCAGGACTACCGCGGCGTCAACGGGCAGTACGACGCGGTCGTTTCCGTGGGGATGTTCGAGCATGTAGGGCCGCGCAACTACCGCACTTACATGGAGGTAGTTCGCCGGAGTCTCGCGCCGGACGGACTTTCCCTCCTCCACACGATCACCGGAAACGCACAGGCCCGTGCGATCGACCCGTGGATCGCGCGATACATTTTTCCCGGAGCCGTGCTTCCCACCCTTGGCCAGATCGCCAAGGCGACGGAGAGGCTCCTTGTCATCGAGGACGTTCATGGCTTCGGTCCCGATTATGACCGTACGCTCCTTGCCTGGCACCGCAGATTCGAGGATGCGTGGCCCATCCTGGAGGGGCGTTACGACGAACGCTTCCGGCGGCTCTGGACCTACTACCTCCTTTCGAGCGCTGGCGCCTTTCGGGCGAGGGGCACCCAGGTCCTGCAGCTCCTCTTGACTCCCCCGGGGCGGATGAGGCCCGATGGCGCAGATGTGCGATAG
- a CDS encoding EamA family transporter has translation MREVEARQRGVKPVRLVLLGILVVVYALCYSAIKVGLEFAPPLFLGGLTAGLGGIIILTILAAVSRGVGLPRNLLTGTIVLALVGTTLQYGAMFMAPGRTGAGIASVLGNTGPLFLVFLGSQFLGERVTKPKAEAVVLGGFGVALIAYPALVDPGLSGSAAVLFPLGAAAGAASSSVLLKRLRVGSHLLPVTGWQLVLGAIPLLLLSALVEDGSAIQWNSPFPALLVFLAAVGTAGGLSAWYWLVQREEVGRLGIFLFAVPVVGLAIAWLLFGERIQVRELAGVLIILFGIVRLGAGHPTEPQASGS, from the coding sequence ATGCGTGAGGTCGAGGCGCGCCAGCGAGGGGTGAAGCCGGTGCGCCTGGTTCTCCTGGGAATACTCGTCGTCGTTTACGCCCTCTGCTACTCGGCGATCAAGGTCGGCCTCGAATTCGCTCCTCCCTTGTTCCTCGGCGGACTGACGGCGGGACTCGGCGGAATCATCATTCTCACGATCCTCGCGGCGGTGAGCCGAGGGGTGGGCCTCCCGCGAAACCTGCTGACCGGCACCATCGTCCTGGCTCTTGTGGGCACGACCCTCCAGTACGGGGCCATGTTCATGGCCCCGGGCCGGACCGGGGCGGGGATCGCCTCGGTCCTGGGCAACACGGGTCCGCTCTTTCTCGTGTTCCTAGGTTCCCAGTTTCTCGGAGAGCGGGTCACGAAGCCGAAGGCTGAGGCGGTAGTGCTGGGTGGCTTCGGAGTCGCCCTAATCGCGTACCCGGCTCTCGTCGATCCCGGCCTATCCGGATCCGCGGCTGTTCTTTTCCCGCTCGGGGCCGCGGCAGGCGCCGCAAGTTCGAGCGTGCTACTCAAGCGGCTGCGGGTGGGAAGCCACCTGCTCCCCGTCACCGGGTGGCAGCTCGTCCTGGGTGCGATCCCGCTCCTCCTGCTCTCGGCGTTGGTGGAGGACGGCTCGGCAATCCAGTGGAACTCGCCGTTCCCCGCACTTCTCGTCTTCCTGGCTGCCGTGGGCACGGCGGGCGGTCTTTCGGCGTGGTACTGGCTGGTGCAACGAGAGGAAGTCGGGCGCCTCGGGATCTTCCTCTTCGCGGTCCCCGTGGTAGGCCTCGCGATCGCCTGGCTTCTGTTCGGCGAGAGGATTCAGGTGAGGGAACTGGCGGGGGTGCTTATCATACTGTTCGGAATTGTGCGGCTTGGCGCGGGGCATCCAACGGAGCCTCAGGCTTCGGGATCCTGA
- a CDS encoding phosphatidylserine/phosphatidylglycerophosphate/cardiolipin synthase family protein, with protein MLAAAVLRDLASIAGSEARAENAIRILVNGTESFGAMLEMVRTAACDLRLENFIFRKDAVGGVFAEELRVRGEAGVRVRVLHDPVGAVMARRRPVDLFFRGSPVAVRLFNVPLTGRGSRHLGRDHRKLVLADRSRMVIGGICLADPWAGNCIRHCTWRDSALYVEGRVAGDAAAAFEEGWKHGWQLFRGPNGAEVEGERRPSRQAGGIPARLVADLGRSRRTLPLLERVIDAAEAEVLITTPYFIPPPPLATALRRAVSRGVAVSVLIPGASNHRVAALSGEHGLGSLLACGVRVFLWQGAMIHAKSVVVDGLWTLVGSSNLDPLSLIRNAELNVEVHGSAVGRAMAELFREDCRESVQLTFTGWRKRALRRRLAGRLAAGLSRWQ; from the coding sequence GTGCTCGCCGCGGCGGTGCTTCGCGACCTGGCCTCGATCGCCGGATCGGAGGCGCGAGCCGAGAACGCGATACGCATCCTAGTCAACGGCACAGAGAGCTTCGGGGCGATGCTCGAGATGGTTCGGACCGCCGCGTGCGACCTTCGGCTCGAGAACTTCATCTTCCGGAAAGATGCGGTGGGTGGGGTCTTCGCTGAAGAGCTGCGTGTGCGGGGGGAGGCCGGCGTCCGGGTCCGCGTTCTCCACGATCCGGTCGGAGCTGTGATGGCCCGGCGCAGGCCGGTCGATCTCTTCTTCCGAGGGTCGCCGGTGGCGGTCAGGCTCTTCAACGTTCCTCTGACGGGCCGCGGATCGCGGCATCTGGGCCGAGATCATCGGAAGCTCGTCCTGGCGGACCGGAGCAGGATGGTGATCGGAGGGATCTGCCTCGCGGACCCTTGGGCGGGCAACTGTATCCGGCACTGCACCTGGCGCGATTCAGCGCTATACGTGGAGGGTCGGGTGGCAGGCGACGCAGCGGCAGCCTTCGAAGAGGGATGGAAACACGGATGGCAGCTGTTTCGAGGACCGAACGGCGCGGAAGTCGAGGGGGAAAGGCGACCATCGCGTCAGGCAGGAGGGATCCCGGCTCGTCTCGTGGCGGATCTCGGCCGCTCGCGCCGCACACTTCCGCTGCTGGAACGCGTGATCGACGCGGCCGAGGCCGAGGTGCTGATCACGACCCCGTATTTCATCCCGCCCCCGCCTCTCGCGACGGCTCTACGGCGCGCGGTGTCCCGGGGAGTGGCGGTGTCCGTGTTGATCCCAGGGGCGAGCAATCACCGTGTGGCTGCCCTGTCCGGCGAGCACGGCTTGGGCTCGCTCCTGGCCTGCGGCGTCAGGGTGTTTCTCTGGCAGGGAGCCATGATCCATGCGAAGTCTGTCGTGGTCGACGGCCTGTGGACCCTCGTGGGCTCGAGCAACCTCGATCCACTGAGCCTGATCCGGAACGCGGAGCTCAATGTGGAGGTGCACGGAAGCGCCGTGGGCCGAGCGATGGCCGAGCTCTTCCGCGAGGACTGCCGCGAGAGCGTACAGCTGACGTTCACGGGCTGGCGCAAGCGAGCACTACGACGACGCCTTGCAGGCAGGCTCGCGGCGGGACTCTCTCGGTGGCAGTGA
- a CDS encoding ATP-dependent 6-phosphofructokinase: MKRIAVLTSGGDAAGMNAAVRAVTRSGLALGWEVFGVRNGYAGLIDGALEPLGARTVGGIIQRGGTVLGTARCPEFHADDVRRKALDGLHQRHIGGLIVIGGNGTQAGALALAGMGFSVVGVASTIDNDLAGSDITIGVDTALNIALEAIDRLKTTASSHHRAFLVEVMGRGCGYLALMAGIAGGAEVVVVPEIETTPEQVVRGLREAYDRGKAHALAVVAEGARYDATALAAHFEEHHERIGFELRVTRLGHVQRGGAPTAFDRVLATRLGDRAVAALSRGETGVLVGLRDNRVTTTPLTEIVGVPKNIDPALFELAESMAQ; encoded by the coding sequence ATGAAGCGGATCGCGGTTCTGACCAGCGGTGGTGACGCAGCGGGAATGAACGCTGCCGTGCGTGCGGTGACGCGCAGTGGTCTCGCACTGGGCTGGGAGGTCTTCGGCGTGCGCAACGGTTACGCTGGACTGATCGACGGAGCTCTGGAGCCGTTGGGGGCGCGCACCGTGGGCGGGATTATCCAACGCGGGGGGACGGTTCTCGGCACGGCGCGATGTCCCGAATTTCACGCTGACGATGTGCGCCGCAAGGCGCTCGACGGCTTGCATCAGCGGCACATCGGAGGTCTTATCGTGATCGGAGGCAACGGGACCCAGGCCGGGGCGCTCGCACTCGCTGGGATGGGGTTTTCCGTGGTCGGCGTCGCCTCCACGATCGACAACGACCTCGCGGGAAGCGACATCACGATCGGGGTGGATACGGCCCTCAATATTGCGCTGGAGGCGATCGACCGCCTGAAGACCACGGCCTCGTCGCACCATCGAGCTTTCCTGGTCGAGGTGATGGGTCGTGGGTGCGGTTACCTGGCATTGATGGCGGGTATCGCGGGTGGTGCCGAGGTTGTCGTCGTTCCTGAGATCGAGACGACGCCCGAGCAGGTAGTCCGGGGACTGAGGGAGGCATACGACCGCGGCAAGGCACATGCCCTGGCCGTTGTCGCCGAAGGAGCCCGGTACGATGCTACTGCGCTGGCCGCCCACTTCGAGGAGCACCACGAAAGGATCGGGTTCGAGTTGCGCGTGACGAGGCTCGGCCACGTGCAGCGGGGCGGCGCCCCGACGGCGTTCGACCGCGTTCTGGCCACCCGGCTCGGCGACCGAGCTGTGGCAGCTCTGTCGCGCGGTGAGACGGGTGTCCTCGTCGGACTTCGGGACAACCGGGTCACTACAACGCCGCTCACCGAGATCGTCGGTGTCCCCAAGAACATCGATCCCGCCTTGTTTGAGCTTGCGGAATCAATGGCGCAGTGA
- the pgm gene encoding phosphoglucomutase (alpha-D-glucose-1,6-bisphosphate-dependent) — protein sequence MSVSPRAGKPAEPSQLVDVPRLITAYYREFPDGAVPAQRIVFGTSGHRGSSFARAFNESHILAITQAICLFRKRERTDGPLFLGIDTHALSVPAAVTAMEVLAANGVEVMTAAEHDYTPTPAVSHAILTHNRGRKTGLADGIVVTPSHNPPEDGGFKYNPPHGGPAGAAVTQWIERKANELLESAPNGVSRIPYDRARRAQTTHTHDYLSAYVDDLTSVVDLDAIRSSTIHVGVDPLGGAGLRYWERIADEYALNLRVINDEVDPTFRFMTADWDGRIRMDPSSPYAMKRLIDLKDRFDLAFACDTDHDRHGIVTPGSGLLQPNHFLSAAIGYLSAHRSGWPAGAHVGKTVVSSSMIDRVTAKSGRDLYEVPVGFKWFVDGLLDGSLAFCGEESAGASFLRRDGTPWTTDKDGITACLLAAEMTARTGRDPGALYDEMTREFGESVYERIDVSASPEEKAALRDLSAEQIRTEELAGQKIRARLTVAPGNGQPIGGLKVVTDDGWFAVRPSGTEDLYKIYAESFRGEEHLRRIQTEARLIVSQVLAGRSRSRNG from the coding sequence GTGAGCGTTAGTCCCCGCGCAGGGAAGCCGGCGGAGCCTTCTCAGCTGGTCGACGTGCCTCGGCTCATCACCGCCTACTATCGCGAGTTCCCGGATGGCGCAGTGCCGGCACAACGGATCGTCTTCGGCACGTCCGGGCATCGGGGCTCCTCGTTCGCACGCGCATTCAACGAATCGCACATCCTGGCCATCACCCAGGCCATTTGTCTCTTCCGAAAGCGTGAGCGAACCGACGGACCCCTGTTCCTGGGGATCGACACCCACGCCTTATCGGTACCCGCGGCCGTCACCGCGATGGAGGTCCTGGCCGCCAACGGAGTCGAGGTGATGACGGCGGCGGAACACGATTACACACCCACACCGGCCGTCTCCCACGCCATCCTGACCCATAACCGCGGCCGGAAAACGGGCCTGGCCGACGGCATCGTGGTCACGCCGTCGCACAACCCGCCGGAAGACGGCGGCTTCAAGTACAACCCTCCGCACGGCGGGCCCGCCGGAGCGGCAGTAACCCAGTGGATCGAGAGGAAAGCAAACGAGTTGCTGGAAAGCGCGCCCAACGGCGTTTCGCGGATTCCTTACGATCGGGCGCGCCGTGCGCAGACCACGCACACGCATGACTACCTCAGCGCCTACGTGGACGATCTCACCAGCGTCGTGGACCTCGACGCGATCCGCAGCTCCACGATCCACGTGGGTGTCGATCCTCTCGGGGGAGCCGGGCTGCGTTACTGGGAACGAATTGCCGATGAGTACGCCCTGAACCTACGGGTCATCAACGATGAAGTTGATCCCACCTTTCGCTTCATGACCGCCGACTGGGACGGACGGATCCGGATGGATCCCTCCTCGCCTTACGCCATGAAGCGCCTAATCGACCTGAAGGACCGGTTCGACCTCGCCTTCGCTTGCGACACCGACCATGATCGGCACGGGATCGTAACGCCCGGCTCCGGTCTGCTTCAGCCCAATCACTTCCTCTCGGCCGCCATTGGCTACCTCTCCGCTCACCGGTCCGGATGGCCGGCAGGGGCGCACGTCGGCAAGACGGTCGTCAGCAGCTCGATGATCGATCGCGTGACGGCGAAGTCCGGCCGCGATCTCTACGAGGTGCCGGTCGGGTTCAAATGGTTCGTAGACGGCCTGCTCGACGGCTCGCTCGCCTTCTGCGGCGAGGAGAGCGCAGGGGCGTCATTTCTTCGTCGCGACGGCACCCCGTGGACGACCGACAAGGATGGGATCACCGCCTGCTTGTTGGCCGCGGAGATGACTGCGCGGACCGGCCGCGACCCCGGCGCTCTTTACGACGAGATGACGCGCGAATTCGGAGAGTCGGTCTATGAACGAATTGATGTCTCGGCATCACCGGAGGAGAAGGCCGCCCTCAGGGATCTTTCTGCCGAGCAGATTCGCACGGAGGAGCTGGCGGGCCAGAAGATTCGGGCGCGGCTGACCGTCGCACCGGGCAACGGCCAGCCCATCGGCGGATTGAAGGTCGTCACCGACGACGGCTGGTTCGCCGTCCGACCCTCCGGCACCGAGGATCTCTACAAGATCTACGCCGAGAGCTTTCGTGGCGAAGAGCATCTGCGGCGCATTCAGACGGAAGCGCGGTTGATCGTCAGCCAGGTGCTCGCGGGCCGGTCTCGTTCTCGCAATGGGTGA
- a CDS encoding DUF5676 family membrane protein encodes MLNIKVVTWSLSLFSTVTYLVCVVYGLIVPESLHMTTLLEGVLPGFRWLTPGGFTIGLVESFLYGAYVGLVFAPIYNTLWRRWARG; translated from the coding sequence ATGCTGAACATTAAGGTCGTTACCTGGTCTCTTTCGCTCTTCAGCACAGTAACGTACCTGGTGTGCGTCGTTTACGGCCTCATCGTGCCGGAGTCGCTACACATGACAACCTTGCTCGAGGGTGTCCTGCCGGGGTTCCGGTGGCTCACCCCGGGTGGATTCACGATCGGGCTTGTCGAGTCATTCCTTTACGGCGCGTATGTCGGCCTGGTCTTCGCGCCGATCTATAACACGCTATGGAGACGCTGGGCCCGGGGGTGA
- a CDS encoding glucoamylase family protein: protein MQGRALRYFLDEPASLTGLVADSTGPDAPCSIAAVGMGLGTFPIAVERGFLRRHEAAARVLRVLRFFRDSAHDDGASSTGFRGFYYHFLDMSTGRRVRQCELSTIDSALLVAGALVAAAYLDGDMPDEREIRAISEFLYRRVEWKWALNGGRTPTHGWRPESGFLPFRWRGYDEALFLYALALGSPTHPIPPESYAEWSRTHAWKTIYGRELVYSGPLFTHQYFHLWIDFRDIRDTCMREKGIDYFENSRRATLIQQEYAIRNPLGFKGYCDCCWGFTACHGPPPGTFVVDGVERRFLGYSARGAPYGPDDGTIAPWAAVASLPFAPDVVLPTIRHFNDMLGSSSRYAFQSTFNPTYPAHDGVEPGWVCPQVYGIDQGAVALMIENYRTGLIWRLTRRIPHVRLGLRRAGFDGGWLESDDPGL, encoded by the coding sequence TTGCAGGGCCGCGCTCTCCGGTACTTCCTCGATGAGCCGGCCTCGCTCACCGGTCTCGTGGCCGACAGCACCGGGCCGGATGCCCCGTGCAGCATCGCGGCGGTGGGGATGGGGCTGGGGACCTTTCCCATTGCCGTCGAGCGCGGTTTTCTGCGCCGGCACGAGGCGGCAGCTCGTGTCCTGCGTGTTCTCCGCTTTTTTCGTGACAGTGCGCATGACGACGGGGCGTCATCCACTGGGTTCCGCGGATTCTATTATCACTTCCTCGACATGAGCACCGGTCGGAGAGTACGGCAATGCGAGCTTTCCACCATTGACTCGGCGTTACTCGTCGCCGGCGCGCTGGTGGCGGCGGCGTATTTGGACGGGGATATGCCGGACGAGCGGGAGATCCGCGCGATCTCTGAGTTCCTCTACCGGCGGGTGGAATGGAAATGGGCGCTGAACGGCGGGAGGACGCCTACGCATGGCTGGCGGCCTGAGTCGGGATTCCTCCCCTTCCGCTGGCGCGGCTATGACGAGGCGCTCTTTCTCTACGCCCTCGCCCTGGGCTCGCCGACGCACCCCATACCGCCGGAGAGCTACGCGGAGTGGAGCCGGACGCATGCGTGGAAAACCATCTACGGACGTGAGCTGGTCTATTCCGGGCCGCTCTTCACGCACCAGTACTTCCACCTCTGGATCGACTTCCGTGACATCCGAGACACCTGCATGCGGGAAAAGGGGATCGACTACTTCGAAAATTCCCGCCGAGCCACCCTGATTCAGCAGGAGTACGCGATCCGCAACCCTCTCGGGTTTAAGGGATATTGCGACTGCTGCTGGGGTTTCACGGCCTGCCACGGCCCGCCTCCCGGAACCTTCGTCGTGGATGGCGTCGAGCGCCGCTTCCTGGGCTACAGCGCGCGGGGCGCGCCGTATGGCCCAGATGACGGCACGATCGCGCCGTGGGCCGCAGTGGCGTCGCTGCCTTTCGCTCCGGACGTGGTTCTGCCCACCATTCGGCACTTCAACGACATGCTGGGCTCTTCGAGCCGCTACGCCTTCCAATCTACCTTCAACCCGACCTATCCCGCGCACGATGGTGTGGAGCCCGGATGGGTCTGCCCCCAAGTCTATGGAATCGATCAGGGGGCGGTCGCGCTGATGATCGAGAACTACCGGACAGGACTCATATGGCGATTGACGCGACGCATCCCTCATGTGCGACTTGGACTTCGCCGGGCCGGGTTTGACGGCGGGTGGCTCGAGTCGGATGACCCTGGTTTGTGA
- a CDS encoding TIGR00730 family Rossman fold protein, with product MSGERPLPAMEDLKLASVIPATEAEDRERVRRIAEEAATAFARMAQVRRGVTVFGSAGNAAAARWGGLARRVSQGLSEAGFTVITGGGPGLMAEANQGARSAGGASVGLTIHLPEGEPVNPFLTLKVPFHYFFLRKLALVRYSCAFVLLPGGFGTLDELFEALNLRRTHRLEPFPVILVGSQFWEGLLVWLRDAAVAGGTLTEEDVARITVTDDPAEVVMEVMECHAALCRRLGVGP from the coding sequence GTGAGTGGAGAGAGACCCCTTCCGGCCATGGAGGACCTGAAGCTCGCCAGCGTGATCCCGGCGACCGAGGCCGAGGATCGGGAGAGGGTTCGCCGCATCGCGGAGGAGGCCGCCACCGCGTTCGCGCGGATGGCCCAGGTGCGGCGTGGAGTGACGGTCTTCGGCTCCGCTGGCAACGCGGCCGCGGCTCGATGGGGCGGGCTCGCGCGTCGCGTTTCCCAGGGGCTCTCGGAAGCGGGCTTCACGGTCATCACGGGAGGTGGACCAGGCCTGATGGCCGAGGCCAACCAGGGAGCGAGAAGCGCCGGAGGCGCGTCCGTCGGCCTCACGATCCACCTGCCCGAAGGGGAGCCCGTGAACCCATTCCTCACGCTCAAGGTTCCGTTTCACTACTTCTTCCTGCGCAAGCTGGCCCTCGTGCGCTACAGCTGCGCATTCGTTCTCCTGCCGGGCGGGTTCGGTACGCTGGACGAGTTGTTCGAGGCTCTGAATCTCCGCCGCACGCATCGCCTGGAGCCGTTTCCCGTGATCCTCGTGGGCTCCCAGTTCTGGGAGGGGCTCCTGGTCTGGCTTCGTGACGCGGCGGTCGCCGGCGGGACATTGACGGAGGAAGACGTGGCCCGGATCACGGTCACGGACGACCCCGCCGAAGTGGTGATGGAGGTGATGGAGTGCCACGCCGCCCTGTGTCGACGGCTGGGCGTCGGGCCATGA